One Rissa tridactyla isolate bRisTri1 chromosome 1, bRisTri1.patW.cur.20221130, whole genome shotgun sequence DNA segment encodes these proteins:
- the LOC128900467 gene encoding hematopoietic lineage cell-specific protein-like isoform X1, with the protein MWKAVVGHDVSVKVEAQGDDWDTDPDFVNDISEKEQRWGAKSIAGSGRAEHIDIHQLRNKVSEEHEIIKKKELETGPKASYGYGGKFGTERDRMDKCAVGHEYVSDVGKHSSQTDAAQGFGGKYGVQRDRADKSALGFEYKGEVEKHSSQKDYSKGFGGRYGVERDKVDKAAVGFDYKSQAEKHDSQKDYSVGFGGKFGIQKDRQDKSALGWDHQEDVQPHASQTDYAKGFGGRYGVQKDRVDKSAAGFNEMAAPTSSYEKTRPVEAGAASGTSSLRSRFENMAKSAEQESRRQAEEDRVRWQAQECQAARRKQEIPQREKDHTEAAPTTMPARAPGNADQDRAASQGVQEAKKEDEETPPTLPPRPADLGEELCKLPSQDQPIYSESLDVGGDYEELPEPSEYCDSTGGGADYEELPAPLGKLDAIYDDGEDGGEDYENIVPEEPSQSQPHLGETDNIYEVENSGTCAVALYDYQGDGDDEISFDPDDTITHIEMVDEGWWRGQCRGKVGLFPANYVKLL; encoded by the exons ATGTGGAAAGCAGTCGTGGGACATGATGTGTCAGTGAAGGTTGAGGCCCAGGGAGACGACTGGGACACTGACCCTGATTTCGTG AACGACATCTCCGAGAAGGAGCAGCGCTGGGGGGCCAAAAGCATCGCGGGCTCCGGACGCGCCGAGCACATCGA CATCCACCAGCTGAGGAACAAGGTGTCAGAGGAACATGAGATCATCAAGAAGAAGGAGCTGGAGACCGGCCCCAAAGCATCCTATGGCTATGGGGGAAAATTTGGAACAGAGCGGGACCGAATGGATAAG TGCGCAGTGGGCCATGAGTACGTTTCTGATGTTGGGAAGCACTCCTCGCAGACGGATGCAGCccagggctttgggggaaagtatGGAGTCCAGCGGGACCGCGCTGACAAG TCAGCACTGGGCTTTGAATACAAGGGTGAGGTGGAGAAACACTCGTCCCAGAAAG ATTACTCCAAGGGCTTTGGTGGCCGTTACGGTGTGGAGAGGGACAAGGTGGACAAAGCAGCAGTGGGATTTGACTACAAGAGCCAGGCAGAGAAGCACGACTCTCAGAAAG ACTATTCTGTGGGCTTTGGTGGGAAGTTTGGCATCCAGAAGGATCGTCAGGACAAGAGTGCCCTTGGCTGGGACCATCAGGAGGATGTGCAACCCCATGCGTCCCAGACAG ACTATGCCAAGGGGTTTGGAGGCCGTTACGGGGTCCAGAAGGACAGAGTAGATAAG AGTGCTGCTGGCTTCAATGAGATGGCAGCTCCCACCTCCTCATATGAGAAGACAAGGCCAGTGGAGGCAG GAGCTGCCAGTGGCACCAGCAGCCTGCGGTCAAGATTTGAAAACATGGCTAagtcagcagagcaggagagcagaaggcaggcagaggaggaccGGGTGAGGTGGCAGGCTCAGGAGTGCCAGGCGGCTCGGCGGAAG caggaaatcccacagagAGAGAAGGACCACACAGAGGCAGCCCCTACAACCATGCCAGCAAGGGCGCCTGGGAATGCTGACCAAGACAGGGCTGCGTCACAAGGAGTACAG GAGGCAAAAAAGGAGGATGAGGAAACACCACCCACTTTGCCACCAAGGCCAGCAGATCTGGGCGAAGAGCTGTGCAAGCTCCCTAGCCAGGATCAGCCCATCTACAGTGAAAGTCTGGATGTCGGTGGAGACTATGAGGAGCTGCCAGAGCCCTCTGAGTACTGTGACAGTACTGGTGGAGGTGCTGACTATGAGGAGCTGCCAGCACCCTTGGGAAAACTGGATGCCATCTATGATGATGGAGAAGACGGAGGTGAGGACTATGAGAACATCGTTCCCGAGGAGCCCAGCCAGAGCCAGCCCCACCTGG GAGAAACAGACAATATTTATGAGGTGGAGAACTCTGGAACCTGTGCAGTGGCTCTCTATGATTACCAAGGAG ATGGAGATGATGAGATTTCTTTTGATCCTGACGACACAATCACACACATTGAGATGGTGGATGAAGGCTGGTGGCGGGGGCAGTGCCGGGGCAAAGTGGGCCTTTTTCCAGCAAATTATGTGAAGCTTCTGTAG
- the LOC128900467 gene encoding hematopoietic lineage cell-specific protein-like isoform X2 yields MWKAVVGHDVSVKVEAQGDDWDTDPDFVNDISEKEQRWGAKSIAGSGRAEHIDIHQLRNKVSEEHEIIKKKELETGPKASYGYGGKFGTERDRMDKCAVGHEYVSDVGKHSSQTDAAQGFGGKYGVQRDRADKSALGFEYKGEVEKHSSQKDYSKGFGGRYGVERDKVDKAAVGFDYKSQAEKHDSQKDYSVGFGGKFGIQKDRQDKSALGWDHQEDVQPHASQTDYAKGFGGRYGVQKDRVDKSAAGFNEMAAPTSSYEKTRPVEAGAASGTSSLRSRFENMAKSAEQESRRQAEEDRVRWQAQECQAARRKEIPQREKDHTEAAPTTMPARAPGNADQDRAASQGVQEAKKEDEETPPTLPPRPADLGEELCKLPSQDQPIYSESLDVGGDYEELPEPSEYCDSTGGGADYEELPAPLGKLDAIYDDGEDGGEDYENIVPEEPSQSQPHLGETDNIYEVENSGTCAVALYDYQGDGDDEISFDPDDTITHIEMVDEGWWRGQCRGKVGLFPANYVKLL; encoded by the exons ATGTGGAAAGCAGTCGTGGGACATGATGTGTCAGTGAAGGTTGAGGCCCAGGGAGACGACTGGGACACTGACCCTGATTTCGTG AACGACATCTCCGAGAAGGAGCAGCGCTGGGGGGCCAAAAGCATCGCGGGCTCCGGACGCGCCGAGCACATCGA CATCCACCAGCTGAGGAACAAGGTGTCAGAGGAACATGAGATCATCAAGAAGAAGGAGCTGGAGACCGGCCCCAAAGCATCCTATGGCTATGGGGGAAAATTTGGAACAGAGCGGGACCGAATGGATAAG TGCGCAGTGGGCCATGAGTACGTTTCTGATGTTGGGAAGCACTCCTCGCAGACGGATGCAGCccagggctttgggggaaagtatGGAGTCCAGCGGGACCGCGCTGACAAG TCAGCACTGGGCTTTGAATACAAGGGTGAGGTGGAGAAACACTCGTCCCAGAAAG ATTACTCCAAGGGCTTTGGTGGCCGTTACGGTGTGGAGAGGGACAAGGTGGACAAAGCAGCAGTGGGATTTGACTACAAGAGCCAGGCAGAGAAGCACGACTCTCAGAAAG ACTATTCTGTGGGCTTTGGTGGGAAGTTTGGCATCCAGAAGGATCGTCAGGACAAGAGTGCCCTTGGCTGGGACCATCAGGAGGATGTGCAACCCCATGCGTCCCAGACAG ACTATGCCAAGGGGTTTGGAGGCCGTTACGGGGTCCAGAAGGACAGAGTAGATAAG AGTGCTGCTGGCTTCAATGAGATGGCAGCTCCCACCTCCTCATATGAGAAGACAAGGCCAGTGGAGGCAG GAGCTGCCAGTGGCACCAGCAGCCTGCGGTCAAGATTTGAAAACATGGCTAagtcagcagagcaggagagcagaaggcaggcagaggaggaccGGGTGAGGTGGCAGGCTCAGGAGTGCCAGGCGGCTCGGCGGAAG gaaatcccacagagAGAGAAGGACCACACAGAGGCAGCCCCTACAACCATGCCAGCAAGGGCGCCTGGGAATGCTGACCAAGACAGGGCTGCGTCACAAGGAGTACAG GAGGCAAAAAAGGAGGATGAGGAAACACCACCCACTTTGCCACCAAGGCCAGCAGATCTGGGCGAAGAGCTGTGCAAGCTCCCTAGCCAGGATCAGCCCATCTACAGTGAAAGTCTGGATGTCGGTGGAGACTATGAGGAGCTGCCAGAGCCCTCTGAGTACTGTGACAGTACTGGTGGAGGTGCTGACTATGAGGAGCTGCCAGCACCCTTGGGAAAACTGGATGCCATCTATGATGATGGAGAAGACGGAGGTGAGGACTATGAGAACATCGTTCCCGAGGAGCCCAGCCAGAGCCAGCCCCACCTGG GAGAAACAGACAATATTTATGAGGTGGAGAACTCTGGAACCTGTGCAGTGGCTCTCTATGATTACCAAGGAG ATGGAGATGATGAGATTTCTTTTGATCCTGACGACACAATCACACACATTGAGATGGTGGATGAAGGCTGGTGGCGGGGGCAGTGCCGGGGCAAAGTGGGCCTTTTTCCAGCAAATTATGTGAAGCTTCTGTAG